One genomic window of Sphingobacterium oryzagri includes the following:
- the pruA gene encoding L-glutamate gamma-semialdehyde dehydrogenase, which translates to MLKGFFNVPTVTNEPVNSYAPGTKERALLEAAIQEARAQEVDIPMYIGGKEIRTEDKGKLTPPHDHQHVLGYYHKGTKTHVNQAIDAALAAKEYWENLAWEQRAAIFLKAAELASTKYRYKLNAATMLGQSKNAYQAEIDAACELTDFLRFNVSYMTEIYAQQPPANSKGIWNRVEQRPLEGFVFALTPFNFTAIAGNLPACVAMMGNVVVWKPADTQIYSAKVLMDIFNEAGLPDGVINLVYVFGPDAGEVIFKHPDFAGIHFTGSTGVFQDIWKTIGQNIHQYKTYPRIVGETGGKDFILAHPSADLAVLNTALVRGAFEYQGQKCSAASRAYVPQSLWSDLRAKMEQDVASFKIGGTEDFGNFINAVIDEKAFDKITSYIERAKNSADAEVIIGGEYDKTKGYFIHPTVILAKTADYETLSEELFGPVLTIYVYEDAKWSETLELVDKTSIYALTGAVISQDRYAIEEATKALRNAAGNFYINDKCTGAVVGQQPFGGARGSGTNDKAGSMINLLRWVSPRTIKETFNPDTDYRYPFLG; encoded by the coding sequence ATGTTAAAAGGATTTTTTAATGTTCCTACGGTAACAAACGAGCCAGTAAATTCGTATGCGCCGGGAACAAAAGAAAGAGCATTATTGGAAGCTGCCATTCAGGAAGCAAGAGCGCAAGAGGTAGATATTCCGATGTATATCGGTGGAAAAGAGATTCGTACAGAGGATAAAGGTAAGTTAACCCCTCCGCACGATCATCAACATGTGTTGGGTTACTACCATAAAGGCACCAAAACACATGTTAATCAGGCTATCGACGCAGCCTTGGCGGCCAAAGAATATTGGGAGAATCTGGCATGGGAGCAACGTGCAGCGATTTTCTTGAAAGCGGCTGAGTTGGCATCGACGAAATATCGTTACAAATTGAATGCAGCAACGATGTTAGGGCAGTCAAAAAATGCTTATCAGGCAGAGATTGACGCGGCTTGTGAGTTGACCGACTTTTTGCGCTTCAACGTGTCTTACATGACTGAAATCTATGCACAACAGCCGCCTGCAAATAGTAAAGGTATCTGGAATAGGGTAGAGCAACGTCCGTTGGAAGGATTTGTATTTGCGCTAACGCCATTTAATTTCACAGCTATCGCGGGTAATTTACCGGCTTGTGTAGCGATGATGGGAAATGTGGTGGTTTGGAAGCCAGCAGATACGCAGATTTACTCGGCAAAAGTGTTGATGGATATTTTTAACGAAGCTGGTTTGCCTGATGGCGTTATCAACCTGGTATACGTCTTTGGTCCGGATGCAGGTGAGGTGATTTTTAAACATCCGGATTTTGCGGGTATACATTTTACTGGATCGACAGGCGTTTTCCAGGACATCTGGAAAACAATCGGTCAAAACATTCATCAGTATAAAACCTATCCACGTATTGTGGGCGAAACCGGTGGTAAAGATTTTATCTTGGCGCATCCATCGGCTGATTTAGCTGTGTTAAATACAGCGTTAGTGCGTGGTGCATTTGAATACCAAGGTCAAAAATGTTCGGCGGCTTCACGCGCATATGTTCCACAATCGTTATGGTCAGATTTGCGTGCGAAAATGGAGCAAGATGTGGCTTCTTTTAAAATTGGCGGTACAGAAGATTTCGGTAATTTTATCAATGCCGTTATCGACGAGAAAGCTTTTGATAAGATCACATCTTATATCGAACGAGCTAAAAATAGTGCGGATGCAGAGGTTATTATTGGTGGTGAGTATGATAAAACGAAAGGTTATTTCATTCATCCAACGGTTATTCTTGCTAAAACAGCAGACTATGAAACGTTATCTGAAGAGCTTTTTGGTCCGGTTTTGACGATCTACGTATACGAAGATGCAAAATGGTCAGAAACCTTGGAGCTGGTCGACAAAACATCGATTTACGCATTAACGGGCGCTGTTATTTCCCAAGATCGTTACGCGATTGAAGAGGCAACGAAAGCGTTGCGCAATGCGGCGGGTAACTTCTATATCAATGATAAATGTACAGGCGCTGTCGTTGGCCAGCAACCATTTGGTGGTGCGCGTGGTTCCGGTACAAACGATAAAGCGGGTTCGATGATCAATTTGTTGCGTTGGGTTTCTCCGCGCACGATCAAAGAGACATTTAATCCAGATACGGACTATCGCTACCCATTTTTGGGATAA
- a CDS encoding NAD(P)H-dependent oxidoreductase has protein sequence MALLEDLNWRHATKAYDINKKVSDEDIARIVEAARLAPSSSGLQPFRVAVISDQAVKEKLAKGAFNPECMRECSHVLVFAAWDEYTEERIDTIYDKTTDERDLPRGRFSSYTDMIKQLYAGQTAEEHFTHAAKQAYIAFGLALAQAAELRIDSTPAEGFDQAVVDDVLALREHGLRSVLVLYVGYRDAERDWLAPMKKVRNDTEDFVLLY, from the coding sequence ATGGCTTTATTAGAAGATTTAAACTGGCGACATGCCACCAAGGCTTACGACATAAACAAAAAAGTAAGTGATGAAGATATTGCGCGTATCGTGGAAGCAGCACGGCTCGCGCCGAGTTCATCCGGATTGCAGCCATTTCGGGTTGCGGTAATTTCTGATCAGGCTGTCAAAGAAAAACTCGCCAAAGGAGCATTCAATCCGGAATGTATGCGTGAATGTTCTCATGTGTTGGTGTTTGCCGCTTGGGATGAATACACAGAAGAACGTATCGATACGATTTACGATAAAACGACGGACGAGCGCGATTTGCCAAGAGGACGATTTAGCAGCTATACCGATATGATCAAACAACTGTATGCCGGACAAACAGCAGAAGAGCATTTTACGCATGCGGCAAAGCAAGCTTATATTGCCTTTGGGTTGGCGCTGGCGCAAGCGGCAGAATTACGGATAGATAGCACGCCGGCCGAAGGTTTTGACCAGGCGGTGGTTGACGATGTGCTAGCGTTGCGCGAGCATGGCTTACGCAGTGTTTTAGTTTTGTACGTAGGTTACCGCGATGCTGAGCGCGATTGGTTGGCGCCCATGAAAAAAGTGCGTAACGATACGGAAGACTTTGTACTTCTATATTAA
- a CDS encoding serine hydrolase domain-containing protein produces MKSRFLFIGLLLTMVVVHSCKLTRFVVYNYANITDYKIFPSREINTSSTPFVFAQSENPRTPKKVELEGKDYPFDQYLIDNHTVAFLVIQNDSIQYENYFNDYSQASIVASFSMAKSITSLLIGIAIDEGLIKSVDEPITNYIPELLPNGFAAVKIRHLLQMTSGLDFNEGYQNPFGHVATFYYGNNLRKAINKLKLAEQPGERFRYTSGQTQLLGLVLERALKNKTVSTYLEEKVWQPLGMEYKASWSIDRKKDGLEKTFCCVNARARDFAKIGRLYLNKGKSGDRQIVSEKWVRESTKIDTSDGSAWFYQYQWWLPTKEGDFMAKGILGQFIYVNPSKNLIMVRLGEKTGNVDWNKFLPEIAQGY; encoded by the coding sequence ATGAAATCACGTTTTCTTTTTATCGGGCTATTGTTAACTATGGTAGTCGTGCATTCTTGTAAGCTAACCCGCTTTGTGGTGTACAATTATGCCAATATAACTGATTATAAAATCTTTCCATCACGTGAAATAAATACATCATCCACACCGTTTGTATTTGCCCAATCGGAAAACCCAAGAACACCCAAAAAGGTGGAACTGGAAGGAAAAGATTATCCATTCGATCAATATCTAATCGACAACCATACCGTCGCTTTCTTAGTCATTCAAAACGATAGCATTCAGTACGAAAACTATTTCAATGATTATTCGCAAGCGTCAATCGTTGCCTCCTTTTCAATGGCGAAGTCTATTACCTCGTTGTTGATCGGTATTGCGATTGACGAAGGACTTATTAAATCGGTAGATGAACCGATTACCAATTATATTCCGGAACTGCTGCCCAACGGCTTTGCGGCTGTCAAGATCCGTCATTTATTGCAAATGACATCCGGCTTAGATTTTAATGAGGGTTACCAAAATCCGTTCGGTCATGTCGCTACGTTTTACTACGGCAATAATCTGCGCAAAGCGATCAATAAGTTGAAGTTAGCGGAGCAACCTGGCGAAAGATTTCGATACACCAGCGGACAAACGCAGCTACTAGGCCTGGTATTGGAAAGAGCATTAAAAAACAAGACGGTAAGCACCTATCTCGAAGAAAAAGTATGGCAGCCGCTCGGAATGGAATACAAAGCAAGCTGGAGCATCGATCGTAAAAAAGATGGACTGGAAAAAACATTTTGCTGCGTCAATGCGCGAGCGAGAGATTTTGCGAAAATCGGCCGACTTTATCTCAACAAAGGCAAGTCGGGAGACCGCCAAATCGTATCGGAAAAATGGGTACGTGAATCGACTAAAATAGACACTAGCGACGGTAGCGCTTGGTTTTATCAATACCAATGGTGGTTGCCTACAAAAGAAGGCGATTTTATGGCAAAAGGTATACTCGGGCAGTTTATCTATGTAAACCCCAGTAAAAATCTGATCATGGTGAGGCTTGGCGAAAAGACCGGCAACGTCGATTGGAATAAATTTCTTCCAGAAATCGCGCAAGGATATTAA
- a CDS encoding single-stranded DNA-binding protein, whose amino-acid sequence MNMLVNSVQLIGRLGADVEIKTTNQGTKVANGRLATNEYTKNGQSEWVETTYWHNVVFWGKLAEKLEKSNKKGTRLLIQGAITYREYTDIHNVKREVMDIRVNQFMTLTSNQGSDLANTTHPEEMDDLP is encoded by the coding sequence ATGAATATGTTGGTAAATTCGGTGCAATTGATCGGCCGTTTAGGAGCCGATGTCGAGATCAAAACGACCAATCAAGGTACGAAAGTGGCGAATGGTCGCCTTGCAACCAATGAGTATACTAAAAATGGCCAGAGCGAATGGGTCGAAACGACCTATTGGCATAACGTCGTTTTCTGGGGAAAACTTGCAGAAAAGCTGGAAAAGAGCAATAAAAAGGGAACGCGGCTTCTTATTCAGGGAGCAATTACGTATCGGGAATATACGGATATACATAACGTAAAACGGGAAGTAATGGATATTCGCGTAAACCAGTTTATGACGCTGACGAGCAATCAGGGCAGCGATCTTGCCAATACAACGCATCCTGAAGAGATGGACGACCTTCCTTAA
- a CDS encoding quinone-dependent dihydroorotate dehydrogenase: MYKLVKPLFFSMNPEMAHHQVTGGLRKFNKIWGAKTLLKSIYAVEDKRLEREVFGLKFKNPVGLAAGFDKNAEYIEEMAGLGFGFIEIGTVTPRPQPGNDKPRMFRLVQDAGLINRMGFNNQGADVAAARLQQLTDRKNLIIGGNIGKNKLTPNEEAVNDYIYCFNALFDGVDYFVVNVSSPNTPGLRDLQEKEPLKHILHTLQQLNISKAVQKPILLKIAPDLTNSQLDDIVEIVTETQIAGVIATNTTIARDGLQSEPTLVKEMGGVSGKPLTKRSTEVIRYLSKKSNGSFPIIGVGGIHSGQDALDKIAAGASLVQLYTGFIYEGPALVSQICKTLLRQPS; this comes from the coding sequence ATGTACAAACTAGTCAAACCGTTGTTCTTTTCGATGAATCCGGAGATGGCTCACCATCAAGTTACCGGAGGTCTACGTAAATTTAATAAAATATGGGGCGCAAAAACGCTGCTCAAATCGATATATGCTGTAGAAGATAAGCGATTAGAACGCGAAGTGTTTGGCTTGAAGTTTAAAAATCCGGTTGGTCTTGCTGCAGGATTTGATAAAAATGCAGAATACATCGAAGAAATGGCCGGATTAGGTTTCGGGTTTATCGAGATTGGCACAGTAACGCCGCGCCCGCAGCCCGGCAACGATAAGCCGCGTATGTTTCGATTGGTACAAGATGCGGGCTTGATCAATCGCATGGGCTTTAACAACCAGGGCGCAGATGTGGCTGCCGCACGATTGCAACAACTAACTGATCGAAAGAACCTCATCATCGGTGGTAATATCGGCAAAAACAAATTGACGCCAAATGAGGAGGCTGTCAATGATTATATCTATTGCTTCAACGCTTTATTTGACGGTGTTGATTATTTTGTGGTTAACGTCAGCTCGCCCAATACGCCCGGCCTGCGCGATCTGCAAGAGAAAGAACCTTTAAAGCATATCTTGCATACGTTGCAACAACTCAATATTAGTAAAGCTGTACAAAAGCCAATTCTATTGAAGATTGCGCCTGATCTTACGAATTCGCAGTTGGATGACATTGTAGAAATCGTAACCGAAACGCAAATCGCAGGCGTCATTGCGACAAATACCACGATCGCTCGTGACGGCTTACAAAGCGAGCCTACTTTGGTGAAAGAGATGGGCGGCGTGAGTGGTAAACCGCTGACAAAGCGCTCCACAGAAGTAATTCGCTATTTATCCAAGAAATCAAATGGCTCTTTTCCGATAATCGGTGTTGGCGGAATCCATTCTGGCCAAGATGCGTTGGACAAAATAGCAGCAGGAGCGAGTCTTGTTCAGTTGTATACCGGGTTTATCTATGAAGGACCCGCTTTAGTAAGCCAGATTTGTAAAACGTTATTACGCCAGCCTTCTTAG
- a CDS encoding alkaline phosphatase, whose translation MKKTVLIFSLLVALAHGVFAQQKPKYIFFMIGDGMGLNQINLTEVFLAAQEDRNTVFPLIFSTFPHATFATSYSLSHGVTDSAAGGTALAVGKKTKNGVLAMDSTGTISYKSIAYGAKEAGMKVGITTSVSIDHATPASFYAKQPNRGRYYEIGLDLIASNFDFFAGSGFLSPDKNSEKKSAPSLFPKFKEAGYKLAYGLTEYQALKDKSEKIILMNVKGSDNEALKYAIDQQPEDLTLEQITESAIESLSKDNDKGFFLMVEGGKIDWAAHANDATTTIREMLDFNKAVKRAYEFYKQHPDETLIIVTADHETGGIAIGNGGSRLQTKLLANQRVSQGELSKRIADLRQSKKEVSWSEVKGLLDENTGLFSKIQVSQAEEDELMAIYQKSFVAHEEETAKSLYATDDKLASEAIKLLNKAGSISWASGNHSAAYIPIFAVGVGAEQFSHKMENTDIPKKLSTITGLQIEK comes from the coding sequence ATGAAGAAGACTGTATTAATTTTTTCGCTATTGGTGGCCCTCGCACATGGCGTATTTGCACAACAAAAACCGAAATACATATTTTTTATGATCGGGGATGGTATGGGGTTAAACCAGATCAATCTTACGGAAGTGTTCCTCGCAGCGCAGGAAGATCGTAATACCGTATTTCCTTTGATATTCTCGACTTTTCCACATGCGACTTTCGCGACATCCTATTCCTTGTCTCACGGCGTAACCGATTCGGCCGCTGGTGGTACGGCATTAGCCGTTGGCAAGAAAACTAAAAATGGCGTTTTAGCGATGGATAGCACCGGAACAATATCTTACAAAAGTATTGCTTACGGCGCGAAAGAAGCAGGTATGAAGGTCGGTATCACGACATCTGTGAGCATTGATCACGCTACTCCGGCATCGTTTTACGCTAAACAGCCTAACAGAGGAAGATACTACGAAATCGGGCTGGATTTGATCGCTTCCAATTTTGATTTCTTTGCAGGATCAGGCTTTCTTAGTCCGGATAAAAATTCTGAAAAGAAAAGCGCACCATCGTTATTTCCAAAGTTTAAAGAAGCGGGCTATAAGCTGGCTTATGGTTTAACTGAATACCAGGCGCTAAAAGATAAATCAGAAAAGATTATCCTGATGAATGTTAAAGGATCGGATAACGAGGCGTTGAAATATGCTATTGATCAGCAGCCAGAAGATCTGACCTTAGAGCAAATAACAGAGTCGGCCATTGAATCGCTTTCGAAAGATAACGATAAGGGTTTTTTCTTAATGGTAGAGGGTGGTAAAATTGATTGGGCAGCGCATGCTAATGATGCGACTACTACTATTCGCGAAATGCTAGATTTCAATAAAGCTGTCAAACGGGCATATGAATTTTATAAGCAACATCCGGATGAAACATTGATTATCGTTACCGCTGATCACGAAACGGGAGGCATTGCGATTGGCAATGGCGGAAGTAGACTGCAAACAAAACTTTTGGCGAACCAACGCGTGTCGCAGGGCGAGTTATCCAAGCGCATTGCCGATTTACGCCAAAGCAAAAAAGAGGTGAGCTGGTCGGAAGTAAAAGGATTATTAGACGAAAACACGGGCTTATTTAGCAAGATTCAGGTAAGCCAAGCGGAGGAAGATGAGTTGATGGCTATTTACCAGAAAAGTTTTGTTGCACATGAAGAAGAAACGGCCAAGAGCTTGTATGCAACGGACGATAAGTTGGCAAGCGAGGCGATAAAGCTTTTGAATAAAGCGGGATCCATCAGTTGGGCTTCTGGCAACCATTCGGCGGCCTACATTCCGATTTTTGCTGTCGGAGTTGGTGCAGAACAGTTTTCACACAAAATGGAGAATACGGATATTCCTAAAAAATTGTCGACTATTACCGGGTTGCAAATCGAAAAATAA
- a CDS encoding ABC-F family ATP-binding cassette domain-containing protein has protein sequence MISINNLTFEIGSRALYDEANWHIKPGDKAGLIGANGAGKSTLLKLIVGDYSPTSGSISMAKDLKIGYLNQDLLSYHSEKSILHVAMEAFERQNQLHAEIEVLLQKLETDYSDEVLNKLSDKQLEFEALDGYSIEFRAHEILAGLGFSEEEQQRPLATFSGGWRMRVMLARILLQTPDILLLDEPTNHLDLPSIKWLENYLQAFEGSIVIVSHDRYFLDRIINKTVESRKGKLTTYAGNYTFYLEEKSLREEIQGNQFKNQQAKIKQEEKLIERFRAKASKAKMVQSRIKALDRMEKIDDVDDDNPAVNFSFKFSKPSGRHVVTLEHLSKSYPNLEILRDTGAIIEKGDKIALIGANGKGKSTLLRIVADADKDYQGTSTKGHNVSQTFFAQHQLEALHLENNLLQELVTFAPKHTETELRSILGCFLFTGDDVFKKIKVLSGGEKSRVALAKALTADANFLVLDEPTNHLDMASVNILIQALQQYEGTLIVVSHDRYFLDHVANKIWFIENKEIKEYPGTYEEFEAWNSKRVVKPEIKQEKNTVKEEPKKEKAPLSEDKNKLLQRKNKELAQLEQQIGSEEETLKQLELHLAKEEVYADAQKLQEATRSYNSAKAAFQKLQDDWEDLASEIMELEG, from the coding sequence ATGATATCAATTAATAATTTAACGTTTGAAATTGGCTCACGTGCGCTGTATGACGAAGCCAATTGGCATATAAAACCAGGCGATAAGGCAGGCCTTATCGGCGCCAATGGCGCCGGCAAATCGACCTTGCTTAAATTGATCGTGGGCGATTATAGTCCGACGTCGGGATCGATTTCCATGGCTAAAGACTTGAAAATAGGTTATCTAAACCAGGATTTGCTGTCTTACCATTCGGAAAAAAGCATTTTGCATGTCGCCATGGAAGCGTTTGAGCGTCAAAACCAGTTGCACGCAGAAATTGAAGTACTGTTGCAAAAGTTGGAAACCGATTACTCGGATGAGGTGTTAAATAAGCTCAGTGACAAACAGCTGGAATTTGAAGCGCTAGATGGTTACAGTATCGAGTTTAGGGCGCATGAAATCCTTGCCGGTTTAGGTTTTTCAGAAGAAGAGCAACAACGTCCGTTAGCTACATTCTCTGGCGGATGGCGCATGCGCGTGATGTTGGCGCGTATCTTATTGCAAACGCCTGATATTTTATTGCTGGATGAGCCGACCAACCACTTGGATCTTCCGTCGATTAAATGGCTGGAAAATTACTTACAAGCTTTCGAAGGCTCGATTGTGATTGTATCGCACGACCGGTATTTTTTAGATCGTATTATCAATAAAACGGTAGAATCCCGCAAAGGTAAGTTAACCACCTATGCCGGAAATTACACTTTCTACCTGGAAGAGAAATCACTGCGGGAAGAGATTCAGGGGAACCAATTCAAAAACCAGCAGGCAAAAATCAAACAAGAAGAAAAGCTCATCGAGCGCTTTCGTGCAAAAGCCAGCAAAGCCAAGATGGTACAGTCGCGCATCAAAGCTTTGGATCGTATGGAGAAAATTGACGATGTGGACGATGATAACCCAGCGGTAAACTTTAGCTTTAAATTTTCTAAACCTTCTGGTCGACACGTCGTCACGCTAGAGCATCTTTCGAAATCATACCCCAATCTGGAAATTCTCCGAGATACCGGAGCAATCATCGAAAAAGGCGATAAAATTGCGCTGATCGGAGCCAATGGTAAGGGAAAATCGACTTTGTTACGAATCGTGGCTGATGCCGACAAGGATTATCAAGGAACGAGTACCAAAGGACATAATGTTTCGCAAACATTCTTTGCGCAGCACCAACTGGAAGCCTTACATCTGGAAAACAATTTGCTGCAAGAGCTGGTCACTTTTGCGCCGAAGCACACCGAAACCGAATTACGGTCGATTTTAGGCTGCTTTTTATTCACTGGCGATGATGTATTCAAGAAAATCAAGGTGCTTTCGGGTGGCGAGAAATCTCGGGTAGCACTAGCCAAAGCCTTGACCGCCGACGCGAACTTTTTGGTGCTGGATGAGCCGACCAACCACTTGGATATGGCTTCAGTAAATATCCTGATTCAGGCATTACAACAGTACGAAGGTACGTTGATCGTCGTGTCCCACGATCGATATTTTCTGGATCACGTGGCCAACAAAATTTGGTTTATAGAGAACAAAGAAATAAAAGAATATCCTGGCACCTACGAAGAGTTTGAAGCCTGGAATTCGAAACGTGTGGTCAAGCCGGAAATTAAGCAGGAGAAAAATACAGTCAAAGAAGAACCTAAAAAAGAGAAAGCACCACTATCAGAAGACAAAAACAAGCTTTTACAACGCAAAAACAAAGAACTTGCGCAGCTTGAGCAGCAAATAGGTAGCGAAGAAGAAACACTTAAACAGCTTGAGCTCCACCTGGCTAAGGAAGAAGTGTATGCAGACGCGCAAAAATTGCAGGAAGCGACACGGAGTTATAATTCTGCGAAAGCAGCATTCCAAAAATTGCAAGATGATTGGGAAGATTTGGCCAGCGAAATCATGGAATTGGAAGGCTAA